TTCCCTCATGAGCGCCTTCAATGATTCCCGGGATATCAGCCATAATAAATGATTTATAATCGCGGTATTTCACAATGCCCAGGTTCGGAACCAGTGTAGTGAAGGGATAATTCGCGATCTCAGGCTTGGCAGCAGAGACCTTTGAAAGCAGCGTGGATTTTCCGGCATTGGGAAATCCTACGAGTCCCACATCGGCCAGTACTTTAAGCTCGAGTATCTTCCATATTTCCTGACCGGACTCTCCGGGTTGAGAATAATGCGGGGCCTGGCGGGTGGAGGTCTTAAAGAATGCATTTCCCTTACCGCCTCTGCCGCCCGGTAGTAATATGCGCTCTTCTCCGTCCTCGGTAATTTCGAATTCCACCTCTCCGGATTCGAAATCACGGGCAACAGTACCCAGGGGAACTTCCAGTATCTCATCTTTCCCGTAGGCCCCTGTCATCAGCTGAGCTCCTCCCTTCTCTCCATCCTCCGCCATCACGTGCTTTCTGTATTTCAGATGCAGCAGGGTCCAAAGCTGCCTGTTCCCACGAACAATTACATGTCCTCCTCTTCCACCATCGCCCCCGTCGGGGCCTCCTTTGGCGGTTTTTTTACTTCGGTGAAAGTGCAGCGATCCGGCTCCGCCGTTTCCGGAACGACAGCAGATCTTCACATAATCAACGAAGTTAGAATCGGCCATTACCTTTTCTTCCGGCGGACAGTTTTACCAGTCCGGACTGCCTTCCTCCTGACAGCCTTTTTCTTTGCCGCCTTGCGCTTTGCTGCAGGTGCGGCCTTACGCACTTTCCTGACCGGTTTGATTTTTTTTGCTTTCTTTCCCGATTTCTTTCCCGCAACCTTCTTCTTTACAGAGCGCACTTTCGGTTTTTGTGGTGATGATTTCCTCGGCGATTTGTTCTTCGGTGGTTGCCTGAAAGCCTGCCGGATAGCATCTTTCACTTCCCTTTCCGCTATCACATGTTCAACCGCATTAACCAGTGCTTCAAAAATATCTTCTATGCTTCCAATCCCATTTACCGAATGCAATTTTCCCTGAGCTTTGTAGAACTGCTTAAGAGGCAATGTTTTATTGTTATACTCATTCACCCGGTTGCGTACTGTTTCAGGATCCTGATCATCGGCACGGCCAGACGACTTTCCTCTTGAAAGGATGCGTCGTGTCAGCTCCTCTTCATTTACTTCCAATGCCAGTGTCACCGAAACAGGTGTGCCCTTGGTGTGAAGCAAAGCATCCAGCGCTTCCGCCTGCGCCGTTGTTCTGGGAAATCCGTCGAAGATAAAACCGGAAGCATCCGGATGTTTGGCCAGTTCGCTTTCCAGCATTCGGATCGTTACTTCGTCCGGAACCAACTGGCCCTGGTCCATAAAGCTCTTTGCCAAAAGTCCGAGTTCAGTACCGTACCGGATATTCGCCCGGAATATGTCACCGGTGGACAAGTGAATAAGTCTGAATTTCTCTACAAGTTTAACGGCCTGTGTACCCTTTCCCGCTCCGGGCGGACCAAATAATACAATGTTCAGCATCGCTTTTATTTTGCATTTTCGTTTAGAACGTAAATATCCTGAAGGTTTCGTCCCAGCTGATTGTAATCCAGTCCGTAACCTACAATAAATTCATTACCCACTTCCATTCCGGTATAATGAATCTTGTAATCTTCCTTATATGCCTGCGGTTTGAAGAACAGGGTGGCTATAAATGTTTCCTTCGCTCCCTTTTCCTCCACAAGTTTTAGCAAATGACAAATGGTTTTCCCCGAGTCAACGATATCTTCCAGCAATACAACACTCTTCCCGCTCAGGTCACCGTCAAGCCCCAGTACCGTTTTCACCTTCCCGCTGCTTGCCGTGCCCTCATACGATTTAACCCGGATAAACTGGACTGAACAAGGAATGCGGATGCGCTTCATCAGATCCGCAGTAAATAAAAAAGCACCGTTGAGCACGCAAACAAAAACCAGATCCTTTCCGTCGAGATCCTTGTTCATTTTTTCCGCCATTCCGTCAATTACCTCCTGAATGTGCGCTGAGGCAATGTAAGGGCTGAAAAGCTTGTCGTGCAATCGAATAACAGGGCTTCCGTATGAATGAGACATAGGGTTACGAATTTACGCAAAAAGGGGGGATGCGTATCCTTTATAAACACCTATTATTCAAGTAATTAGGATAACTCCATGTTGAGAAGTTGTGGATTCTGCTCCTTGAAAAACCCCTACTTTTGTATCCCAAACAAAAGCGAATGAAAGCAGAGGTAAGTATTATTATGGGATCCACCTCAGATATGCCGGTGATGCAGGAAGCGGCAGTGATCCTGGATCAGTTCAATATTCCTTTTGAGATCAATGCACTATCAGCGCACCGGGTTCCCGAGCAAGTGATGGAATTTGCCAGGAACGCATCCGGGAGAGGAATAAAAGTGATTATTGCAGGTGCAGGAGGCGCCGCCCATTTGCCGGGAGTAGTGGCTGCATTGACGCCTTGTCCTGTCATCGGAGTACCCTGCCGGTCCTCCATTTCCATTGACGGGTGGGATTCGCTTCTTTCCATTGTGCAGATGCCTCCGGGAATTCCAGTGGCTACGGTAGGACTTGACGGGGCTCAGAATGCAGGCATCCTGGCCGTGCAGATGCTGGCCACGGGCAGGGATGACCTGCGTGCGGAGATTAAAAAATTCAAGGAAACACTCAAGGGCAAGATTCTGAAGGCCAATGAAGAATTAAAATCGCACACCTTCAGAAACCGGGTGGGCTGAACCGCAATTGCGGAGCATATGCGCATTAATGCCCTCATTCTTTCACTTCTAATCTCCTGTGCTGTTTATCCGGGCGGAGATCTTCATACAGGAGGCGGCCGGTCTGCTGCCATAGGCGGCGCGGGCGTAGCTCTCAGTGATCTGTGGAGTTCAGAACATAACCAGGGAGCATTGGGTCTGCTCACCAAAGGAGGATTCGGCATTCGCTATACCAATTACTTTCTGCTCAAAGAAACAGCAACCTATGGGTTTTGCGGCGTTCTGCCCGTGAAACAAGGTGTATTCGCGCTGAATATTTCACGCATTGGATACACTTTATACGGCGAACTAACAGGTGGTCTGAGTTATGCAAAGTCGTTCGGCAAAAAATTTTCTGCCGGTATGCGGCTCAACTATCTGCAGATTACTCAAGGTGAAAATTATGGGATAAGGCATCAGGTTACCGGTGAGGTGGGTGTATTAGCTATCTTGAATGAGCATTTTATTTTCGGAGCACACCTGGCCAATCCTACAAGGGCCTCCCTTCACACATGGCAAAACGAAAAAATACCCTCCGTTCTTTCCGTAGGTCTCACCTACAGAATGTCTGATAAAGCACTGGCCACGGCGGAAGTGGAGAAGAACTCCTACCATCCCGCCGATGTGCGGTTCGGTCTGGAATATAAACCGATGAAAGAAATAGCGCTTCGTGCCGGTTTTTCCACCTACCCTTACCATGTTACTTTCGGTACAGGCATTCATCTTTCGTCGTTTTCTGTTGATGCCGGGGGAGCCTGGCATCCGGTGCTGGGTTTTACACCTCATCTTTCCATGCAATATCATTTCCGGTGAGAACCTGCTTGCTGTTTCTCTTTCTTCTTCCTGCAGTACTTTCACCGGCGCAGGATACCATCCCGCAACGGATTGAATTTCTTCTGGAACTACTCAGCGAACAGAATGGGAATGAAGAAGAAGATTATTCCTCACTTATCCAGTTGCTCACAGGTTACCAGACGGAACCCCTGGATCTGAATTATGCCACCGACGAGGAACTGGAAGATCTGCAACTGATCAATTCCCTGCAGATCCAGATGCTTCGTGCCCATATTGCTAAACACGGACGATTATTATCTGTCTATGAGTTGCAATCCATAGACGGGTGGGATGAAATGACCATTCATGCCCTGCTGCCTTTCATTACTACAGGGGAGAATATAAACCGCCCTTCATACACCCCCCGGGCGGTGCTATACGATGGCAAACACGAGTTCATCCTACGGGGAAGCCGGGT
Above is a genomic segment from Bacteroidia bacterium containing:
- the purE gene encoding 5-(carboxyamino)imidazole ribonucleotide mutase; protein product: MKAEVSIIMGSTSDMPVMQEAAVILDQFNIPFEINALSAHRVPEQVMEFARNASGRGIKVIIAGAGGAAHLPGVVAALTPCPVIGVPCRSSISIDGWDSLLSIVQMPPGIPVATVGLDGAQNAGILAVQMLATGRDDLRAEIKKFKETLKGKILKANEELKSHTFRNRVG
- the obgE gene encoding GTPase ObgE; its protein translation is MADSNFVDYVKICCRSGNGGAGSLHFHRSKKTAKGGPDGGDGGRGGHVIVRGNRQLWTLLHLKYRKHVMAEDGEKGGAQLMTGAYGKDEILEVPLGTVARDFESGEVEFEITEDGEERILLPGGRGGKGNAFFKTSTRQAPHYSQPGESGQEIWKILELKVLADVGLVGFPNAGKSTLLSKVSAAKPEIANYPFTTLVPNLGIVKYRDYKSFIMADIPGIIEGAHEGKGLGLRFLRHIERNSILLFLVPADSADIYKEYKILRNELREFNPELLDKDRILGISKSDLLDEELMDMVTKDLKKRFKDKGVPVVFFSSHSGKGLTELKDQVWKIMNK